TTAACACAAAAAGTATTTCCCAGCTTGTCATCGAGGTAAAAAATTGTAATGTCAGCGGGATATAGACAATGCCGGCAAAAAGAATAAGGCTGTTCCTGTATGAACTGGTCTCCGACGCAGAGCTGTAGGAAAATAGAAAATGGAAATTGCATATCCAGAATGATGCCAGCAGCAGAATGACAGTCCATCCCATTCCGGCCATAGCGGATGCGAAAACCAGCGCCATGCCGCAGACAACAGCTATAATTCTGGTTGTTAAAAGTTTTTTACCATCCCAGAACATAGAATAAAATTCCCATAGAGCAGCTCCACTGAATGCGGCAACAAGAGCTATGAGAAAAGTTCCACCGAGGTAAAGGGCCAGTATCAGTGTCAGGATTAAGAGCAGAGATGTGATGATTCTTTTTTGAATGCTGGTAAGGGGCATATATTCCTCTAAAATTAATAAAAACAGACCAAAATAACTATAAACTGAGCCAGATTAATCAATTACTCGTTTGTGGGCAACCTGTGTAGACATGGTTTTTTTATAAATAAAGTTATTTCCGATACAATCTTATAAGGGGATAACTTTTTTAAACCTTATTGATTTGATACTGTTCGAGATGTAGAACATATAATGAGCGCTTGTATTAGAAATTTGATTGCTGATGACCCTGAATGTGAAAAGGGAGATGTGTGCTGTGCCCGATAGAAATCATAGTGGTTCCAGAAGGACTGCCGTTGAAATAAAAGACTTTTTGACAGCTGTTGCAGAAAGTCTCGGGCATGATGACTGCCGTGCAGTCGTTGCTGATGCTGCTGTTGAAGTAGAAAAACGTGTTAATGAGCTGATTTTCGAGCATGGCGCGGTTATTGAAAAATTAAGCGAAATAGGTCTGGCCCTGACAGGGGAAATACGCCTTGAAAAGCTGCTGGAGATGATTGTTGACGAGGCAAGACATCTTACCGGGGCCGATGCCGGAACTTTGTACACAGTTGATGAAAGCGGACGCAATCTCAATTTTTCAATATTACATAATGATTCTATGAATGTTCGCGTTGGCGGGACCAGTGGCGTGGAAATAGCTCTTCCTCCGGTCCCGCTCTATACTGATGACGGCAGTCGCAATATGGATCATGTCTCGGCGTATTGTGCCTTGACCGGTAAAACCGTCAATATAGCAGATGTGTACGAGGCTGAAGGTTTTGATTTCACCGGACCGCGTAAATATGACTCCGCAACCGGTTACCGCTCCAAGTCTATGCTTGTCATGGCTCTTAAAAATCATGAAAAGGATATAATAGGAGTTTTGCAGCTGCTGAATGCTTTGGATGATGACGGCAGTATTGTCGGTTTTTCAAAGGATATTGTTAATATTGTTGGTTCACTGGCTTCACAGGCAGCTATTGCTTTGACCAGTGTGCAGCTCATTCAGGGGCTTAAAGATCTGCTTTATTCTGTTATCCAGAGTATTGCCGCGGCTATTGACGCCAAGTCTCCTTATACCAACGGTCATATTGAAAGGGTTGTTGAATTGACCTCCATGATTGCAGAAGGAATTAATATCTCTGCAGAAGGACCGTTTTCCGGGGTTAATTTCAGTGAAGAGGAAATTGAGGAGCTTAAACTGGCAGCATGGATGCATGATGTTGGAAAAATATCAATTCCTGAACATGTGGTGGATAAATCCACAAAGCTTGAAACGATCTTCGATCGTGGTGACATGGTTGATTCCCGGTTTAATCTTATTGCGGAAATTTTAAATAATGAGCGGCTGGAAAAGATTATTGAGATAATGTCTGATGATGGAGATAATCTTAAAATTTCAGCAGTTGAGGCAGAGTACGCAAGGAAACTCAAGGACCTTGAAGACGATCGAAAGTTTGTTTTGTCATGCAATATCCCCAATGAATTTATGACCGATGAACGTATTGCCAGAATTAACAGTATAGCTTCCAGAACCTATCACAGGGGAGGGGAGACTTTTAACTGGCTGACTGCTGATGAAGTGGAAAATTTATGTGTGCGCAAAGGAACACTTACCGATAAGGAACGAAAAGTAATTGAGAGCCATGCCACAATAACCAGAGAGATGCTTGATCGGCTTCCGTTTCCCAAAAGATTTTCCAATGTCCCCAAATTTGCGGCCGCCCATCATGAAAAGCTTGACGGAACAGGATATCCTGAAGGGTTGAGTGCCGCAGAGTTGCCGCTGCAGGCGAGAATTATGGCTGTTGCCGATATTTTTGAAGCGCTGACAGCTAAGGACAGACCATATAAAAAGCCGATGAAAATTTCACAAGCTGTTGAGATTCTGAAGTTTATGGATAGGGACAGACATATAGATCATGATATTGTCGAATTATTGATAAAAAGTGGTATTTATATGGAATATGCCCGTAAAGAGCTCGATCCGGTTCAGTTCGATGATGAATGATTCCGTGAGCCTTAGTACTGCATGATTGGATAACTTGTTTGTTACAGTAGTTAAAAATAAAAAAATCTCCATGTGTGGAAAATACACATGGAGATTTTTAAATTTTATTTCTATGCTCTGGTTATTTCGGGGTTTTCCAATTCTTCAAAATAGTTTTGATGGTTCTGAGACGGGCCAGTTTTCTTGAAATGTCAACAACGGACAATTTTATCAGGTTTTCCTTGTTGGGGTGGCTGTATTCCCCGGTAAGATTCATTGCATACGATACCGGAGGATTCTGGTTGATTCCCAGAAAATCACCGTTGATATCAACCATAGCTGAATATTCATCATAGTCTTCATCATAGCTGATTGATATTTCGGAAAGCCCTATGACAACATAATCAATACCGTCATCACGGGCTA
The window above is part of the Maridesulfovibrio bastinii DSM 16055 genome. Proteins encoded here:
- a CDS encoding phosphatidate cytidylyltransferase — protein: MPLTSIQKRIITSLLLILTLILALYLGGTFLIALVAAFSGAALWEFYSMFWDGKKLLTTRIIAVVCGMALVFASAMAGMGWTVILLLASFWICNFHFLFSYSSASETSSYRNSLILFAGIVYIPLTLQFFTSMTSWEILFVLMASSASDTAAFYAGSYFGKKKIWPAISPKKSWAGSFGGFAACIIACSVYGKFLGNSSLISWIIFGAALNIAAQMGDFFESALKRKLGIKDSGVILPGHGGVLDRIDSLVLVLPIYIIGRQIHTFF
- a CDS encoding HD family phosphohydrolase, translated to MPDRNHSGSRRTAVEIKDFLTAVAESLGHDDCRAVVADAAVEVEKRVNELIFEHGAVIEKLSEIGLALTGEIRLEKLLEMIVDEARHLTGADAGTLYTVDESGRNLNFSILHNDSMNVRVGGTSGVEIALPPVPLYTDDGSRNMDHVSAYCALTGKTVNIADVYEAEGFDFTGPRKYDSATGYRSKSMLVMALKNHEKDIIGVLQLLNALDDDGSIVGFSKDIVNIVGSLASQAAIALTSVQLIQGLKDLLYSVIQSIAAAIDAKSPYTNGHIERVVELTSMIAEGINISAEGPFSGVNFSEEEIEELKLAAWMHDVGKISIPEHVVDKSTKLETIFDRGDMVDSRFNLIAEILNNERLEKIIEIMSDDGDNLKISAVEAEYARKLKDLEDDRKFVLSCNIPNEFMTDERIARINSIASRTYHRGGETFNWLTADEVENLCVRKGTLTDKERKVIESHATITREMLDRLPFPKRFSNVPKFAAAHHEKLDGTGYPEGLSAAELPLQARIMAVADIFEALTAKDRPYKKPMKISQAVEILKFMDRDRHIDHDIVELLIKSGIYMEYARKELDPVQFDDE